TCTGCCAGGGGCAGGCCCGCCTTCAGCAAGGTCGCTAACTGTTGGACCAAATGGTTTTTCTGCTGCCACTTCCAGTCGCGCGTCCGCCAACATTTTCCGCGCTTCCAGCTCACGACCATCATTCCGCGATCGGTCAATTGCTGTAGCAGTGCCTCTGGCGTGGGGAGCAATGATTCACCGTTTTGCAGTAAACCGGCGCTGTCCAGCGCCTGCCAGCGAAACTGATAGAGATTAGCCATTATCTAACCCAATCACGCGCTGCATCTCTTCCAGCGAGGTCTCTCCGCGACTGACGGCCTCCAGTCCAGCAGCCACCAGTGTCTTCATTCCCTGCTGGTTCGCCAGTGACAGCAGATGCTCCAGTGGCATATCCGCTGAAATGGCATTCTGCAATTTGGCCGTCATGGGCAAGAGTTCGAAAAGCGCCAGCCGCCCATAGTAGCCAGAAAAGCAGTGGTCGCAGCCCGGTGCTCGCCAGGTCTGTAGGGTGCCCGGCCATAATTCGCTGGGCAGGTGAGCGATAGCTTGCCCCGGTTGGCGGCAATGCACGCATAGCCGTCTTACCAGACGTTGCGCAACAATAAGCTGCAGCGCCGGGCCAAGCAGATAACCCGGAATCCCCATTTGCCGCAGCCGTGTCAGCGTTTCAGCGGTTGAATTGGTATGAAGTGTGGAGAGTACCAGGTGACCGGTTTGTGCGGCTTTGACTGCAATCCCGGCCGTTTCTGCATCGCGTATCTCACCAACCATGATGACGTCCGGGTCCTGACGCAGTAAGGCGCGCAGCACCAAATTGAAATCCAGTCCACTACGGGGCTGGATTTGTGTCTGGTTGATACCGGTAAGCGGAATTTCCACCGGGTCTTCTACACTACAGACATTTTTTTCCGGCACATTGAGTGCACTTAATCCGCTGTAAAGGGTGAAGGTTTTGCCACTACCGGTCGGGCCGGTGACCAGAATCAACCCCTGTGGTTTCGCCAGCGCATTACTGAACTGACGCAACTGAAGGGCAGGCATGCCGAGCTTATCCAGCGCAATGGCGCTATTTTCACTCTGCATTAAGCGTACAACTGCCTTCTCACCGTGGCTGATGGGCAGCGTGGAGAGACGAAAGGCCACATTTTTCCCTTCCAGCTCCTGGGTAAATTGCCCATCCTGCGGCAAGCGTCGTTCAGCGATATCCAGCCCACCGAGAATTTTCAACCGGGCCAACACCGCAGCAGGTTGTGCATCAGGCAATTGCGCCAGCTTATGCAGCACACCATCAATACGCAGTCGGACACGCAACGCGTTATGTTGTGGCTCAAAATGGACATCAGATGCCCGGCGTTGTATTGCCTGGCACAGAATATATTCCACTGCGCTGATGGCGGATTCTACCGCCGCCTGTTCTCTCGGCGCATCATCAGCACGGCCCGGCTCGTGAAGGAGTTGCTCAACCCGCGCGGCGGGCCAGCACTCCACCTCAACTTTACACTGACTGGCGAATTGCAGTGCTTCCAACAGTGCCGGTTCAGGTGTACCCGCCACGGCCACGCGCAGTAAGGTGTCATCATGATGCAGAATTATCGCGTTATGACGCCGACATAACGCCTTTAACATGTCATCAGACTTCTCCATTGCGACCCCCTTTGTCAGTAAAGCGGAACTGTTCCAGGCAGTTATCGCGCAGGGTGTTGTTGTCGCTGTTACAGCTGCGTTGCCAGTCCAGCGTACCATCGGTGCTATTCCATACCGGTTGCATTTCTACCGTTAAGCCAGACAGGCTTTCCTGACCGGTTAGCGTGATGACGCCGTTGATGACGGCAAGGGTGGCGACATAGCGTGAGCCTTTGGCGGCAGGGATACCGCGATCGCCTGCCTGACATTGCGCAGGGCCACCTCGCTCAATCGCACACAGTTCAACCGCTGTTTTATAGGGCACCATTGTCTGCAACATGTCGGTCAGCGCGGCTCGTTGTAGATAATTTTGATAGGCAGGGACACCGATGGCACTGAGGATGGCAACAATGCCGATCACAATCATTAATTCGATAAGGGTAAAACCACGTTGTCGTTCCATAAGCAGGCTCCTTGTTGTGGAGCCGCTACGGTAGAAAAGGGCAGGGGAAAGCAAAAGCGGTGAAATCAAACGTCTGGAAATAGCCCGAAGAAAAGAACCGAGGTTGCAGCTTGCAGATCAATGAGCTGGAAGTTGGCTCGCAAATCCGCGGCGGATCACACCGCGGCCTGGTGATCAGGTTTCGCGAAAACGCATGGAGAGATCGAGCGCGCGCACGTGTTTGGTCAAGGCACCTACCGAGACATAATCTACCCCGGTTTGGGCAATTTGCGGCAGGGTCGCTGCCGTGACGTTGCCGGACACTTCGAGTAGCGCGCGTCTTTGTGTCAGCGCGGCGGCCTTGCGCATCATCTCCAGCGTGAAGTTATCAAGCATCACGATATCGGCACCGGCAGCCAGCGCAGCCTGCAATTCATCCAGTGTTTCGACCTCCACTTCGACCGGCACATCGGGCTGTAACCACAATGCTTTCTCCACCGCCTGGCGCACGGAACCACTGGCGATGATATGGTTTTCTTTAATCAGAAAGGCGTCAGACAGACCGAGGCGATGATTGCTACCGCCGCCGCAGAGTACGGCATATTTCAGGGCAGTACGCAGACCGGGTAAGGTTTTACGGGTATCCAGCAATTGTGTGTTGCTGCCCGCCAGCAAGGCGACATAATGGCTGACTTCAGTGGCTACACCGGAAAGCGTCTGTACAAAGTTGAGTGCAGTGCGTTCCGCCGTCAACAGCAAGCGCGCCGGGCCTTGCAACTCAAACAGTAGCTGATCGGCGACCAGCACTTGCCCATCTTCGACATGCCAGGTGATGGTCACTTTGTTGCCCAACTGGATGAACACTTCTTCGACCCAGCGTTTACCACAGAAAACACCGGCTTCGCGGGTGATAATTTTAGCTTCTGCCTGTTTATCTGCCGGGAGCAGCAATGCGGTGATATCACGATCCGCATCGACCTCACCGCCTAAATCCTCCTGAAGCGCACGTGCAACGGCTTCCGGGATATCCTGCTCAATGCGCCTGATCAACGCCTGGCGGCGATAATCGGGATCGTAACGACGCGATGCCATACTATTTCTGCTCCAGATGACGAGAGAATGAGCGCACACCTTAGCCTGATTCCAGTGCTAATACCAGTTCATAGCGATGAAATGTTTAGTATCCTTAACTTTCGCCGCCTTTCGCATTAACTCACAAGCGCCCGCAAAGAATCATGTTATTCTCAGCCTGACTTAAATGCAGGAAATATGGCATGAAACTGGAAGATGGCTGGATTACCAGCGCGCGTAAAGTGCCTTCACCGCACTTCAACCAGCGGCCGGAAAATGAAGTACCTTCGGTGCTGATTATTCACAATATCAGTTTGCCGCCTGGTGAATTTGGTGGCCCGTGGATTGATCGACTGTTTACTGGCACGTTACCTGCGGATGCGCATCCTTATTTTGCGGATATTGCCCATTTACGCGTGGCGGCGCATTGCCTGATCCGTCGTGACGGTGAACTGGTGCAGTATGTTTCCTTTGATCAGCGCGCCTGGCATGCGGGGGCATCGCAATTTGAAGGTCGGGAAAACTGTAATGATTTTTCGATGGGGATCGAGTTGGAAGGCACCGATACTCTGCCCTATACCGATGCGCAGTATGCGACGCTGGCGCAGGTGACTGAACTATTGATACAGCACTATCCGCTGGCAGTGGAACGCATCACCGGACACAGTGATATTGCCCTAGGACGTAAAACCGACCCGGGACCGGCATTTGACTGGGTTCGCTATAAACATGCCTTAAAGCGGGAGAATCCCTGAATTCAGCAGGAGCAGGTATGACGTTGTTTAGCTTGTTATTAGTGTTAGGTTGGGAACGACTGTTTAAACTGGGTGAGCACTGGCAGCTGGATCATCGGCTGGAGCCGTTGTTTCGTGGTCGCCAGCGTTTTTCGCTGCTCCGCACCCTGGTAATGACCCTCATCGCCATGCTGATTGTTTGGCTGCTGGTCTGGAGTCTGAAAGGGCTGCTCTTTGGCGTGGCACAGCTGCTGTTCTGGATTGTTGTCGGGTTGCTGTGTATCGGTGCGGGTTCGGTACGCCTGCATTATCACACTTATCTGAAAGCGGCGAGCCACGATGACCAGGCGGCACATCAGGCGATGGCGGCAGAACTGACATTGATTCATGGGGTGCCTGTCGAATGCAGTGAGCGCGAATTTCTGCGTGAGCTGCAGAACGCGCTGATCTGGATAAACTTTCGCTTTTATCTGGCTCCGCTGTTTTGGTTTGTGGTGGGTGGCCCTTACGGGCCGGTACTGCTGGTGGGTTACGCCTTTCTGCGCGCCTGGCAAAGCTGGCTGGCCAAACACCATACTCCGTTGGAACGTGCACAATCGGGCGTTGATCGCATCCTGCATCTGCTGGACTGGATCCCGGTGCGTCTGGCAGGCGTTGCCTACGCGTTACTGGGGCATGGTGAGCGAGCGCTACCAGCCTGGTTCGCCTCGCTGACCGACTGGCATCGCTCGCAATATCAGGTGTTGACCAGCCTGGCGCAGTTCTCCCTCGCGCGTGACCCCCATGTTGATAAAGTGGAAACCCCGCGCGTGGCGGTTGCACTGGCAAAACGCATTTCCCTGGTGCTGGTGGTCGTGGTCGCGCTGTTGACCATCTACGGTACGCTGGTGTGATCGGCAGGCGGCACGCCGAAATCCGGTGTGCCGTCTTCACGCCAGGCAAAATATTTCAGTCGCGTATGGCGGTTCGGATCCCACAGCGGATCGCCCTCAATCTCCGTATAATTGCGCGCGTGATAAACCAATACGTCTTTTCCTTGTTCGTCGACGGTAAAGCTATTGTGGCCTGGCCCGTATTGATGGTTGTCCCAACTGGTATTGAATACCGGGCGGGCTGATTTTTGCCATGCCGCAGCATGCAGCGGGTCGGCGTCTGCATCAATGCTGAGAATCCCCAGACAATAGTTTTCATCCGTCGCGCTGGCCGAATATGTGACAAATAACTTGTTCGCGTGACGAATGACCGCTGGTCCTTCATTCACACTAAATCCAGCACATTCCCATTCATACTCCGGACGACTCAGCATTTGCGGCGTGCCTTTCAATGTCCAGGGATTCAGCAACTCGGCGAGATAGAGATTCGAGTTACCGGGGATCGTGGGATCTTTCTGCGCCCACAGATACCAGTTTTTTCCCTGATGAACAAAATGCGTGGCGTCGAGGGAGAAGCTATCCAGCGGCGTATGCACCCGACGCACCGGCTGCCAGTGGCCGGTCAGGGGATCGGCATCGCTACAGACCAACGCGTACATGCGGTGTTGGAACAACCCATCTTTAATTTCACGCGTGGGGGCTGCTGCAAAATAGATGACCCACTGACCGTTGATATGATGCAACTCCGGTGCCCAGATCAGGGCGCTAAAAGGGCCGGTGTCCGGTTTATGCCATACCACGACGGGTTCCGCCTCGGGGAGCGCTGCCAGGGTGGTTGCATAACGTATTTCCAGACGGTCATATTCAGGTACTGACGCGACAAAGTAGTAACCGTTGCCATGACGGAGAATAAAAGGATCGGCACGTTGCGTGATAAACGGATTAGGCCAGGAATGACTCATTTAATTTCTCCGGGTTCGATAACAGCGGCAGAGGAGGGGTGTGATGCATGCAGGTCGCGAAAGTTCGCACGACGCAATGCCAGATCGTCCTGAATGGTACGCATCAATTTACGATCCACTTTCAGTAAGCGGACCACTCCGGCAGTGATCAGATAACCCACGCCAGGAATGACGGTGAACAGCAGCATGATGCCGTTGATTG
The DNA window shown above is from Pantoea sp. At-9b and carries:
- the gspE gene encoding type II secretion system protein GspE — encoded protein: MEKSDDMLKALCRRHNAIILHHDDTLLRVAVAGTPEPALLEALQFASQCKVEVECWPAARVEQLLHEPGRADDAPREQAAVESAISAVEYILCQAIQRRASDVHFEPQHNALRVRLRIDGVLHKLAQLPDAQPAAVLARLKILGGLDIAERRLPQDGQFTQELEGKNVAFRLSTLPISHGEKAVVRLMQSENSAIALDKLGMPALQLRQFSNALAKPQGLILVTGPTGSGKTFTLYSGLSALNVPEKNVCSVEDPVEIPLTGINQTQIQPRSGLDFNLVLRALLRQDPDVIMVGEIRDAETAGIAVKAAQTGHLVLSTLHTNSTAETLTRLRQMGIPGYLLGPALQLIVAQRLVRRLCVHCRQPGQAIAHLPSELWPGTLQTWRAPGCDHCFSGYYGRLALFELLPMTAKLQNAISADMPLEHLLSLANQQGMKTLVAAGLEAVSRGETSLEEMQRVIGLDNG
- the ppdD gene encoding prepilin peptidase-dependent pilin, which produces MERQRGFTLIELMIVIGIVAILSAIGVPAYQNYLQRAALTDMLQTMVPYKTAVELCAIERGGPAQCQAGDRGIPAAKGSRYVATLAVINGVITLTGQESLSGLTVEMQPVWNSTDGTLDWQRSCNSDNNTLRDNCLEQFRFTDKGGRNGEV
- the nadC gene encoding carboxylating nicotinate-nucleotide diphosphorylase, which encodes MASRRYDPDYRRQALIRRIEQDIPEAVARALQEDLGGEVDADRDITALLLPADKQAEAKIITREAGVFCGKRWVEEVFIQLGNKVTITWHVEDGQVLVADQLLFELQGPARLLLTAERTALNFVQTLSGVATEVSHYVALLAGSNTQLLDTRKTLPGLRTALKYAVLCGGGSNHRLGLSDAFLIKENHIIASGSVRQAVEKALWLQPDVPVEVEVETLDELQAALAAGADIVMLDNFTLEMMRKAAALTQRRALLEVSGNVTAATLPQIAQTGVDYVSVGALTKHVRALDLSMRFRET
- the ampD gene encoding 1,6-anhydro-N-acetylmuramyl-L-alanine amidase AmpD, whose translation is MKLEDGWITSARKVPSPHFNQRPENEVPSVLIIHNISLPPGEFGGPWIDRLFTGTLPADAHPYFADIAHLRVAAHCLIRRDGELVQYVSFDQRAWHAGASQFEGRENCNDFSMGIELEGTDTLPYTDAQYATLAQVTELLIQHYPLAVERITGHSDIALGRKTDPGPAFDWVRYKHALKRENP
- the ampE gene encoding beta-lactamase regulator AmpE, yielding MTLFSLLLVLGWERLFKLGEHWQLDHRLEPLFRGRQRFSLLRTLVMTLIAMLIVWLLVWSLKGLLFGVAQLLFWIVVGLLCIGAGSVRLHYHTYLKAASHDDQAAHQAMAAELTLIHGVPVECSEREFLRELQNALIWINFRFYLAPLFWFVVGGPYGPVLLVGYAFLRAWQSWLAKHHTPLERAQSGVDRILHLLDWIPVRLAGVAYALLGHGERALPAWFASLTDWHRSQYQVLTSLAQFSLARDPHVDKVETPRVAVALAKRISLVLVVVVALLTIYGTLV
- a CDS encoding family 43 glycosylhydrolase → MSHSWPNPFITQRADPFILRHGNGYYFVASVPEYDRLEIRYATTLAALPEAEPVVVWHKPDTGPFSALIWAPELHHINGQWVIYFAAAPTREIKDGLFQHRMYALVCSDADPLTGHWQPVRRVHTPLDSFSLDATHFVHQGKNWYLWAQKDPTIPGNSNLYLAELLNPWTLKGTPQMLSRPEYEWECAGFSVNEGPAVIRHANKLFVTYSASATDENYCLGILSIDADADPLHAAAWQKSARPVFNTSWDNHQYGPGHNSFTVDEQGKDVLVYHARNYTEIEGDPLWDPNRHTRLKYFAWREDGTPDFGVPPADHTSVP